One part of the Marinihelvus fidelis genome encodes these proteins:
- the pspB gene encoding envelope stress response membrane protein PspB, which yields MEELFVILLLTVCFPLWIIFHYLTKWKMAKGMSPEDEKMLSDVWESANRMEDRIRTLERILDIEAPTWRQRHD from the coding sequence ATGGAAGAGCTTTTCGTCATACTGCTGCTGACGGTCTGTTTTCCGCTGTGGATCATCTTCCACTACCTGACCAAGTGGAAGATGGCCAAGGGCATGTCACCGGAAGACGAGAAGATGCTCAGCGACGTGTGGGAGTCCGCGAACCGCATGGAAGACCGCATTCGCACGCTGGAGCGGATTCTGGACATCGAGGCGCCGACCTGGAGACAGCGCCATGACTAA
- the pspA gene encoding phage shock protein PspA: MSVFSRLGDIINANINALLEKAEDPEKIIRLMIQEMEDTLVEIRSSAAKCIADKKEHRRHITHLEKEMGEWADRAELAIRRDREDLARAALAEKQAIADRVSQLNEELDLLDGQLEKFNQDITKLQAKLDDAKKRQRSIVMRHKAATSQLAARRHIHDDRIDEMLHRFESAERRIDRVESEGEAMDIGHRKTLAEEIAGLQDDDRVEAELASLKRQFSDADAKGKAEAKGKKESQ; the protein is encoded by the coding sequence ATGAGTGTTTTTTCTCGCCTTGGCGACATTATCAACGCCAACATCAACGCCCTTCTGGAAAAAGCCGAGGATCCTGAAAAGATCATCCGGCTGATGATCCAGGAGATGGAAGACACCCTGGTCGAGATCCGGTCATCGGCGGCCAAGTGCATCGCCGATAAAAAGGAACACCGTCGCCACATCACCCACCTGGAGAAAGAAATGGGTGAATGGGCCGACCGCGCCGAACTGGCGATCCGCCGTGACCGCGAAGACCTGGCCCGTGCCGCACTGGCCGAGAAGCAGGCCATCGCCGACCGCGTGAGCCAGCTGAACGAAGAGCTGGACCTGCTCGACGGCCAACTGGAGAAGTTCAACCAGGACATCACCAAGCTGCAGGCCAAGCTCGACGATGCCAAGAAGCGCCAGCGCAGCATCGTCATGCGCCACAAGGCGGCCACCAGCCAGCTCGCGGCCCGTCGCCATATACACGACGACCGCATCGACGAGATGCTGCATCGCTTTGAGAGCGCCGAGCGCCGGATCGACCGGGTCGAGTCCGAGGGCGAGGCCATGGACATCGGCCACCGCAAGACCCTGGCCGAGGAAATTGCCGGACTGCAAGACGACGACCGCGTCGAGGCCGAACTCGCCAGCCTGAAGCGCCAGTTCAGTGACGCCGACGCCAAGGGTAAGGCCGAGGCCAAGGGCAAGAAGGAGAGCCAGTAA